The genomic DNA GAAATGAGAATGAATAGTTACATCTTTATTTCGAGCAGCTTCCAAAATATGAATTATTCATCTAGATGAGAAAGTTTAGCCAAAAGCCTGAGCGACGGCAGTATGACGCTAGCTAATCATTACGTGCTGTGCTTAACTGCATAGTGTGCTTTGGGTTTGTTAACGCATTGAAAGCATTGTATTGACGCATATTTATCAAAGAGGGCCTATGCAGTATTTTCCTATTTTTGTCGATCTGGTCAATAAACCTGTATTAGTGATAGGTGGTGGGGAAGTCGCCAGCCGTAAAGTCGCCATGCTCTGTGAAGCGCAAGCTGATGTGCTGGTGGTATCGCCAACGTTAAGCGATGAGCTGTCGGTAAGATTTGCCTCAGGAGACATTCGCTACCGTCAAGCTGAGTACCAAACGCAAGATATTGATGGTGTATGGCAAGTATGGGCAACAACCAATAATAGCGAACTAAATCTACGTATTCACCAAGATGCGACAGCGGCCAAGGTGCTGTGTAATGTTGTTGATAGCCCTGACCATTGTGATTTTATCACCCCCTCTATTATCGACCGTGGTTTGCTGCAAGTCGCAATTTCTAGTGGTGGTGCCGCACCAGTATTAGTACGTTTTTTACGTGAACTGCTTGAAACACAGCTAGCAGCCAATCTACCGCTTATTGCCCAGTTTTCTCAGCAATCACGCCCTTATATTAAGCAATATTTTAACACCGTCGATGAACGTCGCTATTTCTGGGAGCGATTCTTTCGCCATCCTCTGGTGTCGAATGCTCAATCCTTACTTCAACTACAAACCGTGTTTGAAGAGCTACTTAATACCGAGAACAATTTCATAGTGCCGCCCGTTGTGGTGTTCTATCCGCAAGACCCAGAACTACTGACGTTAAAAGCATT from Photobacterium sanguinicancri includes the following:
- a CDS encoding precorrin-2 dehydrogenase/sirohydrochlorin ferrochelatase family protein, producing MQYFPIFVDLVNKPVLVIGGGEVASRKVAMLCEAQADVLVVSPTLSDELSVRFASGDIRYRQAEYQTQDIDGVWQVWATTNNSELNLRIHQDATAAKVLCNVVDSPDHCDFITPSIIDRGLLQVAISSGGAAPVLVRFLRELLETQLAANLPLIAQFSQQSRPYIKQYFNTVDERRYFWERFFRHPLVSNAQSLLQLQTVFEELLNTENNFIVPPVVVFYPQDPELLTLKALRLMQQAERVISTKHCPKVISDLCRRDANRSPIENSDEWLSVVEQFPTDRIVILAAYDEPCNLSVLPAKTQVLRCNGEAFTL